From one Humulus lupulus chromosome 8, drHumLupu1.1, whole genome shotgun sequence genomic stretch:
- the LOC133795862 gene encoding protein PHOSPHATE-INDUCED 1-like, with amino-acid sequence MTREILSGESDKTQEPLPFQYHNGPLLFGKISINLIWYGNFKPSQRTIISDFITSLTSPSSSKPNADQPSVNTWWKTIETYKHLANSNSKKPSSLSVSLGAEFIDETYSLGKTLTSKHIVRLASKGSQKDAINIVLTAADVANNKLRGNIKSSKFAYIWVENSETQCPGQCAWPFHQPIYRPQAQPLIAPNNDVGLDGVIINLASLLAGTATNPFGNGYFQGPKEAPLEAGSACPSTFGKGAYPGYAGDLLVDPTTGASYNAHGGNGRKYLLPKIYIYI; translated from the coding sequence ATGACACGTGAGATTCTTTCCGGTGAGTCCGACAAAACCCAGGAGCCACTTCCTTTCCAATACCACAATGGCCCTCTTCTCTTTGGAAAAATCTCCATTAACCTGATATGGTACGGAAACTTCAAGCCATCCCAACGAACCATTATCTCTGACTTCATTACCTCCCTTACTTCTCCATCTTCTTCCAAACCCAACGCAGACCAACCATCAGTCAACACGTGGTGGAAGACCATCGAAACCTACAAGCACCTTGCCAACTCCAACTCCAAGAAACCTTCGTCCCTCTCCGTCTCATTAGGAGCCGAGTTCATCGACGAGACCTACTCTCTCGGAAAAACGTTGACCAGTAAACACATTGTGCGCCTGGCCTCCAAGGGCAGTCAAAAGGATGCCATCAACATTGTTTTGACTGCCGCTGACGTTGCCAACAACAAATTGAGAGGAAATATAAAGAGCTCCAAGTTCGCTTACATCTGGGTCGAAAACTCGGAGACCCAGTGCCCAGGTCAATGCGCATGGCCGTTTCACCAGCCCATTTACAGACCACAAGCACAGCCACTGATTGCTCCAAACAACGACGTGGGTCTTGATGGAGTGATCATCAACCTGGCTAGCCTTTTGGCTGGAACCGCAACGAACCCGTTCGGAAATGGGTACTTCCAAGGGCCGAAGGAGGCTCCACTAGAGGCGGGTTCGGCTTGTCCCAGTACTTTTGGGAAGGGGGCCTACCCTGGATACGCTGGTGATCTCTTGGTTGACCCCACGACTGGTGCCAGCTACAATGCTCACGGGGGCAATGGAAGGAAGTACTTGcttccaaaaatatatatatatatataa